Sequence from the Candidatus Hepatoplasma crinochetorum Av genome:
ATTCATGAAAATGATGCAACATTATTATTAGTATCACATAACTCTGATGAAGTTATCGAACTTGTAGATAGAGTTGTTGTTATCCACAGTGGAAAAATATATGAAGATAGACCTTTAAAATCAATTTTAAAAGAATGAAAACATTTTGATGATTATATGAATAATCTTTATTTAAATGTCTTCAAGAAAAATCTTGATTTAAGAGTAAATAAATCAGGTCGTCAAAAAAGAAAAGAAAAAGAAGGAGAAAAAAATTAACTAAAATGTTTGCACTTTATAAAATGCAAGCCAGAGTCTGATTTAAGAACCCTTTTTCTTATTTCAGTTTTATATTTGCTACCTTCTTCTTGGTTGTTTTAGGAGCAATTGCTAGTGTTACTGGTACTTCAGATCAACAAACGCAATTGCTTGTTCAAACTTCTTTTGGAATGGCAATATCTGCGATGATTATATCATCAGCAAATAACTTTGGTTTTACAATCTTTAATTTAAGAGACTCTATTCTTTTAAAAAGAATTGGAGCAACAAAAATAACAAAAACACAAGTTATCTCAGAAATCGTTCTTTGAGGTGTTACAACTTTACTATTTGTTATGGTTTGAATATTCTTCTTACAATGATTATTAGGAGCTACAGGATTTTTCGGAACATATTCAACAGGAGAAAACATTGAAACAAATTGAGCAGGAATAAAATGAGCAGGACTTATTCTTGCAATTCTTATTGGAGCTATTGTTAGTTACATTATTTCTCTATTCTTTATTTCAATTTCTCCTAATACAGATACATATAATATAATTACATTATTTTATTTCTTCTTCGCAGTGTTTTTAGGTGGAGGAGTAACAATCGCAAATCAAAGAGATTGAATGAATATAGCAGGAAAACTAACACCAATAGGTTGAAATAGAGAATTCATCGTAAGTTCAGTAAATGGATTTGATGTATTTAATTTTACAGCAGATAATATAGCTACTGCACCATTTGATGGTTTTGAAACAATCGAAGGATATAGAAGCGCATTAGACTTCTTTATGCCATTTGTATTTATGATTATTGTAATGCCATTTACCGTGAAAGCATTCAAATGAGATCAATAGAAGGAAAGGAACGAAAAAATGACTGCGCTTTATAAATTAATTTTAAAAACAAATATAAAATCTCCATCATTGGCCTTTCCACTTGTTACACCAATTGTTTTTGTTTTAGTATTCATTAGTGGAACAAATGATGAAGAACTTACAACATCCTTTTTCAAGATTATTTCAATAATGTTGATGCAATCTGGAACATTTGGATTTGGATTTACAATGATTGCGCTTAAGAAATCGATTATGCTTAAGCGAATCGGAGCAACAAAAATAACAAAACCAGAAGTATTAACAGCAAGTATCCTTTATGGATTTACAATGCTTTTAATAAGTTTAGTTTGAACAACTTCATTTACAATGATTCTTTCTGTTTCCGGATATTATCTTTCATCAACAACAGGAGAAACATTACATATTGATTTTGCTACTGTTGCTAACTGAGGATATATTGTTCTAGGAATAATTATTTCAATTTTTGTTAGTTACTCAATTGGAATGATGTTTGTTTCATTAGCAAGAACAGATGAACAATTTGCAATGTCTGCAATGCTTTATTTCTTCTTTTCAATCTTACTTGCTGGATTATTAGTAAATAACGAAATAAGACAAGAAATTCCATTTATGGTCTGAACGGGATACTTTAATCCAACAGTATGAGCAAATCAAATTATTAACTTTGGAGTTTCAGGAGTAAACAACGAAGAATTATGATTAGAAATTGTCGTTCCAATCTTAATGGCAATACTTGCAATCGGAGTTTCATTAAAAACATTTAAATGAGATTAAGATAAAATAATTTTAAGGTCAGAATTAAGTTCTGGCCTTTTTTATTTTAATAAAATAAAATTTAAAATTTCCTTTCTTTTTTATTAAAAAAATGTATAATAAATAAGGTGTAATTCCAACTATTTGGAGGGGTAGCGAAGTCTGGCTAAACGCGGGTGACTGTAGATCATTTCCCTTTGGGTTCGGGGGTTCGAATCCCTCCCCCTCCACCATTAAATGGTCTGTAGCCAAGCGGTAAGGCACATGGTTTTGGTCCATGTATGCGTAGGTTCGAATCCTGCCAGACCAGCCATTTATGGTCTCATAGCTCAGTCGGTAGAGCAACTGGCTTTTAACCAGTGGGTCGAAGGTTCAAGTCCTTCTGGGATCACCACGCCCAGGTGGTGGAATTTGGTAGACACGAGGGACTTAAGCTCCCTTGGTCATTAGACTGTGCGGGTTCAAGTCCCGCCCTGGGCACCAGATAAGTAAGTTAATCTTACTTTTTTTTTAAGTTTTTTAATAAAGTTAAAATATTTAAAAAAAATGTAA
This genomic interval carries:
- a CDS encoding ABC transporter permease; this translates as MTALYKLILKTNIKSPSLAFPLVTPIVFVLVFISGTNDEELTTSFFKIISIMLMQSGTFGFGFTMIALKKSIMLKRIGATKITKPEVLTASILYGFTMLLISLVWTTSFTMILSVSGYYLSSTTGETLHIDFATVANWGYIVLGIIISIFVSYSIGMMFVSLARTDEQFAMSAMLYFFFSILLAGLLVNNEIRQEIPFMVWTGYFNPTVWANQIINFGVSGVNNEELWLEIVVPILMAILAIGVSLKTFKWD